The Vicinamibacteria bacterium genome includes a window with the following:
- a CDS encoding MBL fold metallo-hydrolase, giving the protein MRLPLIVRSFPVGLLQCNCTVLGDPESRQAVVVDPGDEGQKVLDVLRDEGLTCRAILNTHTHIDHVGANQALKEATGARLLLHEADLPLYDNLGAQALMLGGLMPAPPRAGVDETIHQGDRVRAGGVVAEVLHTPGHTPGSLCFHLDGEALLLSGDTLFAGSIGRTDLWGGDYDQEIASIRERLLALDDRTRVIPGHGPETTIGRERRRNPFLADL; this is encoded by the coding sequence GTGCGCCTACCCCTGATTGTGCGCAGCTTCCCTGTCGGTCTCCTCCAGTGCAACTGTACGGTCCTTGGCGACCCCGAGAGTCGCCAGGCCGTGGTCGTGGATCCCGGGGACGAAGGGCAGAAAGTGCTGGACGTGCTACGGGATGAAGGACTGACGTGTCGGGCCATCTTGAACACTCACACCCACATCGACCATGTAGGTGCGAACCAAGCCCTCAAAGAGGCGACCGGGGCGCGACTCCTGCTGCACGAGGCGGACCTCCCCCTCTACGATAATCTGGGGGCCCAGGCCCTCATGCTGGGCGGGCTCATGCCCGCTCCCCCCCGGGCCGGCGTCGACGAGACCATCCACCAAGGGGACCGGGTGAGGGCGGGGGGGGTCGTGGCCGAGGTTCTCCACACCCCTGGCCACACTCCCGGGAGCCTGTGCTTCCATCTCGATGGGGAGGCCCTCCTCCTGTCCGGTGACACCCTCTTCGCGGGGAGCATAGGGCGTACCGATCTCTGGGGGGGCGACTACGACCAGGAGATCGCCTCCATCCGCGAGCGCCTCCTCGCCCTCGATGACCGGACGCGGGTGATTCCCGGCCATGGACCGGAGACGACAATCGGGCGCGAGCGCCGCCGCAACCCCTTCCTGGCCGACCTTTGA
- a CDS encoding RNA-binding protein, producing MGNLSFDVTREELIEAFSAAGKVVDAKVPTDRETGRPRGFAFVEFEDDDAAQKSIALMNGKDLKGRPLRVNEAENRPPRPAGAGGGYRPAFGAGNSYRPGGPPAFGAPPSFSDFPTDDRGRPFRSKGSRRNIRRRKRGFD from the coding sequence GTGGGCAACCTGAGCTTCGACGTCACGCGTGAGGAGCTCATTGAGGCTTTCAGTGCCGCGGGCAAGGTCGTGGATGCGAAGGTGCCCACCGACCGCGAGACCGGACGTCCCCGAGGCTTCGCCTTCGTGGAGTTCGAGGACGACGACGCCGCGCAGAAGTCAATCGCGCTGATGAACGGGAAGGACCTGAAGGGTCGACCCCTGCGCGTGAACGAGGCCGAGAACCGGCCCCCACGGCCGGCGGGTGCGGGAGGGGGTTACCGTCCCGCTTTCGGGGCGGGGAACTCGTACCGGCCAGGAGGGCCCCCCGCCTTTGGCGCCCCCCCGAGCTTCAGTGACTTCCCGACCGACGATCGCGGCCGCCCGTTCCGGAGTAAGGGCAGCCGCCGCAACATCCGGCGCCGCAAGCGCGGGTTCGATTAA
- a CDS encoding prolyl oligopeptidase family serine peptidase — protein sequence MNPPRPPVTRPQALIEVCHGVAVSDAYRWLEEADSPEVAAWTAAQGHFARLVLDALPGRDAVRARLDALFSIGTVSPPTLRGGRYFYQRREGAQEQPVLYRRDGPAGTDRVLVDPAALSPDATSALDWYYPSPDGRLLAYGVSEGGSEKSTLRVREVETGRDLPDVIPWTRACSLEWRPDGSGFFYTRYPERGRVPPGEEDYHRRVFEHSLGEDWRRDPLLFGEGRAPEDWTSIHLSPDGRFLAVSVSLGWTRTDVYLKDRVGGGGFVPVVEGIDSLFGVTLRNDRLYLHTNHGAPRYRLVAADLKRPGPESWQDVIPEGPDVLEGALLVGQWILVLRLRDASSRLSLYDLRGRLQRELELPGIGTVEAMTGEWDGKEAFFGFSSFTTPPVVYRLALPEGPPAPWRAVEGDVNPQAYTVRLVRYASKDGTPISMFLVHGRDRPPGGPALLTGYGGFNVSLTPAFGRSLLLFLERGGLYAVAHLRGGGEYGEDWHRAGMREHKQNAFDDFLAAAEFLHREGHAERGRLAIMGGSNGGLLVGAALTQRPELFAAVVCQVPLLDMLRYHRYRIARLWIAEYGSPEDPDAFRWLYAYSPYHHVREGTRYPAVLLTAGEADSRVDPMHARKMAARLQAATASGRPILLRLETRAGHGQGKPVSKLVAEWADVWSLLLAELGMSS from the coding sequence ATTAATCCCCCCCGTCCGCCCGTTACCCGCCCGCAAGCGCTGATCGAAGTCTGCCACGGCGTGGCCGTGTCGGATGCGTACCGCTGGCTGGAGGAGGCCGACTCCCCGGAGGTGGCGGCCTGGACTGCCGCCCAGGGCCACTTCGCGCGACTTGTCCTCGATGCGCTCCCGGGGCGAGACGCGGTCCGAGCGCGGCTAGACGCCCTTTTTTCCATTGGCACTGTCTCCCCCCCCACCCTTCGGGGGGGGCGCTACTTCTATCAGCGGCGGGAGGGCGCGCAGGAGCAGCCGGTGCTCTATAGGCGGGACGGCCCCGCGGGGACCGACCGGGTCCTCGTCGATCCCGCCGCGCTTAGCCCCGACGCGACCTCGGCTCTGGACTGGTACTACCCGAGCCCGGACGGCCGCTTGCTGGCCTACGGTGTGTCCGAAGGCGGGAGCGAAAAGAGCACCCTCCGCGTACGGGAGGTGGAAACAGGCCGGGACCTGCCGGATGTCATCCCCTGGACGCGGGCCTGCTCGTTGGAATGGCGCCCCGACGGCTCGGGTTTCTTCTACACCCGTTATCCGGAGCGGGGCCGGGTGCCCCCGGGCGAAGAGGACTACCATCGTCGCGTCTTCGAACACTCCCTCGGGGAGGACTGGCGGCGCGACCCCCTGCTTTTCGGGGAGGGGCGGGCGCCCGAAGACTGGACGTCGATCCACCTCTCTCCCGACGGCCGGTTCCTGGCCGTCAGTGTCTCGCTTGGCTGGACGCGCACCGACGTCTACCTTAAGGACCGGGTGGGCGGGGGTGGCTTCGTCCCCGTCGTGGAGGGGATCGACTCACTCTTCGGCGTCACCCTCCGCAACGATCGGCTCTACCTTCATACGAACCACGGGGCCCCACGCTACCGTCTCGTCGCCGCCGACCTCAAGCGTCCCGGACCCGAATCCTGGCAGGACGTCATCCCGGAAGGCCCGGATGTCCTGGAGGGGGCCCTCCTGGTAGGCCAGTGGATCCTCGTCCTCCGGCTCCGCGACGCCTCCTCGCGCCTGTCCCTCTACGACCTCCGGGGTCGCCTCCAGCGCGAGCTGGAGTTGCCGGGAATCGGCACCGTGGAGGCGATGACCGGAGAATGGGACGGGAAGGAGGCCTTCTTCGGCTTCTCCTCCTTCACCACCCCGCCCGTGGTCTACCGCCTGGCCCTGCCGGAGGGGCCGCCCGCGCCCTGGCGGGCGGTGGAAGGGGACGTGAACCCGCAAGCCTACACGGTCCGCCTCGTCCGCTACGCCTCAAAGGATGGCACCCCGATCTCGATGTTCCTGGTCCACGGCCGGGACCGCCCGCCGGGGGGACCGGCCCTGCTCACCGGCTACGGTGGATTCAACGTCAGCCTCACCCCCGCCTTTGGGCGCAGCCTCCTGCTCTTCCTGGAGCGCGGGGGGCTCTACGCCGTGGCTCATCTCCGGGGCGGGGGGGAGTACGGCGAGGACTGGCACCGGGCCGGGATGCGGGAACACAAACAGAACGCCTTCGACGACTTCCTGGCCGCAGCTGAGTTCCTCCACCGCGAGGGCCACGCCGAGCGCGGACGCCTCGCGATCATGGGCGGGAGCAACGGCGGCCTGCTCGTGGGGGCGGCCCTGACCCAGCGGCCCGAGCTCTTCGCGGCCGTGGTCTGCCAGGTCCCCCTCCTGGACATGCTTCGCTACCACCGCTATCGCATCGCGCGGCTGTGGATCGCGGAGTACGGCTCCCCGGAGGATCCCGACGCCTTCCGCTGGCTCTATGCCTACTCGCCCTACCATCACGTGCGGGAGGGCACGCGCTATCCGGCCGTCCTCCTCACCGCCGGCGAGGCGGACAGCCGCGTCGATCCCATGCACGCGCGCAAGATGGCCGCCCGCCTCCAGGCGGCAACCGCCTCCGGCCGCCCGATCCTGCTCCGCCTGGAAACGCGGGCGGGCCACGGTCAAGGCAAGCCCGTCTCCAAGCTCGTGGCAGAGTGGGCCGATGTCTGGAGTCTCCTCCTCGCCGAGCTGGGGATGTCGTCCTGA